The following proteins are encoded in a genomic region of Haloarcula marina:
- a CDS encoding WD40/YVTN/BNR-like repeat-containing protein, which yields MHTVYAALSDRLLVGDEEREWQWSERLRDHTLECVAADPRAPDRAFVGTVDAGLQRTVDGGETWGQVLSAGDRVTSVTVSPHDPNVVWAGTEPSAVYRSTDGGESWTEREGLTDLDSASRWSFPPRPHTHHVRWLAVHPDDPEGLYVAIEAGALVRSRDGGETWVDHPTGGRRDNHTLAVHPDAPDRVYTAAGDGYAQSADRGTTWTYPQDGLEHRYVWGLAVHPDDPERIVVSAASGPRSAHSTSGESYVYRWTGENWTAAMDGLPAPDGLARAVLAPDPDGALCALTNRGLFRSPTGETWDGVGPWTDAYDQVPRGLAVV from the coding sequence ATGCACACAGTCTACGCCGCGCTGTCGGACCGCCTGCTGGTCGGCGACGAGGAGCGAGAGTGGCAGTGGAGCGAGCGCCTGCGGGACCACACGCTCGAATGCGTCGCCGCCGACCCGCGTGCCCCCGACCGGGCGTTCGTCGGCACCGTCGACGCGGGCCTCCAGCGGACCGTCGACGGCGGCGAGACGTGGGGGCAGGTGCTGTCGGCAGGCGACCGCGTGACGAGCGTCACGGTCAGCCCGCACGACCCGAACGTGGTGTGGGCCGGGACCGAACCCAGCGCCGTCTATCGGTCGACCGACGGCGGGGAGTCCTGGACCGAGCGTGAAGGGCTGACAGACCTCGACTCGGCCTCGCGGTGGTCGTTCCCGCCGCGGCCCCACACCCACCACGTCCGGTGGCTGGCGGTTCACCCCGACGACCCCGAGGGGTTGTACGTCGCCATCGAGGCGGGCGCGTTGGTCCGGAGTCGCGACGGCGGCGAGACGTGGGTGGACCACCCGACCGGCGGCCGCCGAGACAATCACACGCTCGCGGTCCATCCCGACGCGCCGGACCGCGTCTACACCGCGGCGGGCGACGGGTACGCGCAGTCAGCGGACCGCGGGACGACGTGGACGTACCCACAAGACGGACTCGAACATCGATACGTCTGGGGCCTCGCAGTCCATCCCGACGACCCCGAGCGAATCGTCGTCTCGGCGGCCAGCGGACCGCGCTCGGCCCACTCGACGAGCGGCGAGAGCTACGTCTACCGGTGGACGGGAGAGAACTGGACGGCGGCGATGGACGGCCTGCCCGCACCCGACGGCCTCGCGCGGGCGGTGCTCGCGCCCGACCCCGACGGCGCGCTCTGTGCGCTGACGAACCGCGGCCTGTTCCGGTCGCCCACGGGCGAGACGTGGGACGGTGTCGGGCCGTGGACCGACGCCTACGACCAGGTGCCACGGGGACTGGCGGTCGTCTGA